One window from the genome of Jiangella alba encodes:
- a CDS encoding formylglycine-generating enzyme family protein, with protein sequence MPSPSDPAPCCAAGRETHQLLAVPSVTAPPAAARPAGGAMVTLPGGTFLMGTDAGDGYPADGEGPVREVTVAPLRVDVTTVTNAAFAEFVEATGWITLAERFGTSFVFAGLLPDDHPPTRGVAAAPWWREVYGADWRHPEGPASKLDDRLDHPVVHVTWRDARAYARWAGKRLPTEQEWEYAARGGLVQNRYPWGQEREPGGEHRMNVWQGRFPAVNTAADGYVGTAPADAFPPNGYGLHNMTGNVWEWCANWFDQSDPARAGAKAMRGGSYLCHDSYCFRYRVDARSSNTPDSSAGNIGFRCVADV encoded by the coding sequence ATGCCTTCGCCGAGTGACCCGGCGCCGTGTTGCGCGGCCGGTCGCGAGACGCATCAACTGCTGGCGGTGCCGTCGGTGACGGCGCCGCCGGCGGCTGCGCGGCCCGCGGGCGGCGCCATGGTCACGCTGCCCGGCGGCACGTTCCTCATGGGCACCGACGCCGGCGACGGCTACCCGGCCGACGGCGAGGGCCCCGTCCGCGAGGTCACCGTGGCGCCGTTGCGCGTCGACGTCACCACGGTGACGAACGCGGCGTTCGCGGAGTTCGTCGAGGCCACCGGCTGGATCACGCTGGCCGAGCGGTTCGGCACGTCGTTCGTCTTCGCCGGGCTGTTGCCCGACGACCACCCGCCGACGCGCGGTGTGGCGGCGGCGCCGTGGTGGCGTGAGGTGTACGGCGCCGACTGGCGGCACCCGGAGGGCCCGGCGTCGAAGCTCGACGACCGCCTCGACCACCCCGTCGTGCACGTCACCTGGCGCGACGCCCGCGCCTACGCCCGCTGGGCGGGCAAGCGGCTGCCCACCGAGCAGGAGTGGGAGTACGCGGCCCGCGGCGGCCTGGTGCAGAACCGGTACCCGTGGGGCCAGGAGCGCGAGCCCGGCGGCGAGCACCGCATGAACGTCTGGCAGGGCCGCTTCCCGGCCGTCAACACCGCGGCCGACGGCTACGTCGGCACCGCGCCCGCCGACGCGTTCCCGCCCAACGGCTACGGCCTGCACAACATGACCGGCAACGTGTGGGAGTGGTGCGCGAACTGGTTCGACCAGAGCGACCCCGCCCGGGCCGGCGCCAAGGCGATGCGCGGCGGCTCCTACCTCTGCCACGACAGCTACTGCTTCCGCTACCGCGTCGACGCACGCAGCTCCAACACCCCGGACAGCTCCGCCGGCAACATCGGTTTCCGCTGCGTCGCGGACGTGTGA
- a CDS encoding arylsulfatase, whose translation MPKRFNGVINLDIRDSVPDWEPFRASRAPEGSPNVLVILYDDTGQAAWSPYGGRISMPTLDRLAADGLTYSQWHTTALCGPTRSCLLTGRNHHQNAFATIAESATGFPGNHTHIPMENAFLAQVLSDAGWNTFWVGKNHNVPVDEFAMGASKRNWPIRRGFDRFYGFIGGETNQWYPDLAEDDHYTEQPYLPEDGYHLSKDLTDKAISFVRDSKQTEPDKPWYLFFCPGANHAPHHAPQEWIDKYEGAFDDGYEAYREWVLPRMKARGILPENTELTPMNPMPEGTTSPQDAVRPWDSLSADEKRLFARMAEVYAGFSEYTDHEVGRLVDYLEESGQLDNTLVFYCADNGASGEGSPNGSVNENKFFNGWPDSIEDNLPMIDRLGSPDTYNHYPTGWAMAFSTPYRMFKRYSYQGGVCDPLVISWPRGIKARGEVRDQYHHAIDIVPTILDCCGVEMPGTVLGYEQTPLPGESMRYSFDDGKAPTNRRTQYYEMLGTRAIWHEGWKAVAVHGPVPSDIGHFADDRWQLFHTDVDRAEAHDLADQHPDRLRELVDLWFEEAGKYDVLPLNDLGVLDYIKYEFQAPAPPSGTYTYYPGTAEVPERSAANTHGVSYRILAEVELSPSAEGVILAHGSRFGGHTLFVKDGRLHYVYNFLGLAPEQELVSGPLPGGRHVVGVEFAKEKTGEHGESHGTARLYVDEAQVAEGALRTQTGHFSLCGEGLCVGYDGGDAVTRQYPPRFAFSGGRIVKVEVNVADDRYLDLERQLQAALARD comes from the coding sequence ATGCCCAAGCGGTTCAACGGCGTCATCAACCTGGACATCCGCGATTCGGTGCCCGACTGGGAGCCGTTCCGGGCCAGCCGGGCGCCCGAAGGCTCGCCGAACGTCCTGGTCATCCTCTACGACGACACGGGGCAGGCGGCGTGGTCGCCGTATGGCGGGCGGATCTCGATGCCGACGCTGGACCGGCTGGCCGCCGACGGCCTCACCTACAGCCAGTGGCACACGACCGCGCTCTGCGGACCGACCCGCTCGTGCCTGCTGACCGGCCGCAACCACCACCAGAACGCGTTCGCCACGATCGCCGAGAGCGCCACCGGCTTCCCGGGCAACCACACGCACATCCCGATGGAGAACGCCTTCCTGGCGCAGGTGCTCTCCGACGCGGGCTGGAACACGTTCTGGGTCGGCAAGAACCACAACGTCCCGGTCGACGAGTTCGCGATGGGCGCGTCGAAGCGGAACTGGCCGATCCGCCGCGGCTTCGACCGGTTCTACGGCTTCATCGGCGGCGAGACCAACCAGTGGTACCCGGACCTCGCCGAGGACGACCACTACACCGAGCAGCCGTACCTTCCCGAGGACGGCTATCACTTGTCCAAGGACCTGACGGACAAGGCCATCTCGTTCGTCCGCGACAGCAAGCAGACCGAGCCGGACAAGCCCTGGTACCTGTTCTTCTGCCCGGGCGCCAACCACGCGCCGCACCACGCGCCGCAGGAGTGGATCGACAAGTACGAGGGCGCCTTCGACGACGGCTACGAGGCCTACCGCGAGTGGGTGCTGCCGCGGATGAAGGCGCGCGGGATCCTGCCGGAGAACACCGAGCTGACCCCGATGAACCCGATGCCGGAGGGCACCACCAGCCCGCAGGACGCCGTCCGCCCGTGGGACTCGCTCAGCGCGGACGAGAAGCGGCTGTTCGCGCGGATGGCCGAGGTGTACGCGGGCTTCTCCGAGTACACCGACCACGAGGTCGGCCGGCTGGTCGACTACCTGGAGGAGTCCGGGCAGCTGGACAACACGCTGGTCTTCTACTGCGCCGACAACGGCGCGTCGGGAGAGGGCAGCCCGAACGGGTCGGTGAACGAGAACAAGTTCTTCAACGGCTGGCCCGACAGCATCGAGGACAACCTGCCGATGATCGACCGGCTGGGCAGCCCGGACACCTACAACCACTACCCGACCGGCTGGGCGATGGCGTTCTCGACGCCGTACCGCATGTTCAAGCGGTACTCGTACCAGGGCGGCGTCTGCGACCCGCTGGTGATCTCGTGGCCTCGAGGTATCAAGGCCCGCGGCGAGGTGCGCGACCAGTACCACCACGCCATCGACATCGTCCCGACGATCCTCGACTGCTGCGGCGTCGAGATGCCCGGGACGGTGCTCGGCTACGAGCAGACGCCGCTGCCGGGGGAGTCGATGCGCTACAGCTTCGACGACGGCAAGGCGCCGACGAACCGGCGCACCCAGTACTACGAGATGCTCGGCACCCGGGCGATCTGGCACGAGGGCTGGAAGGCCGTCGCGGTGCACGGTCCGGTGCCGTCGGACATCGGGCACTTCGCCGACGACCGCTGGCAGCTGTTCCACACCGACGTCGACCGCGCCGAGGCGCACGACCTCGCCGACCAGCACCCGGACCGGCTGCGCGAACTGGTCGACCTCTGGTTCGAGGAGGCCGGCAAGTACGACGTGCTGCCGCTGAACGACCTCGGCGTGCTCGACTACATCAAGTACGAGTTCCAGGCGCCGGCGCCGCCCAGCGGGACGTACACGTACTACCCGGGCACGGCGGAGGTGCCCGAGCGCTCGGCCGCCAACACGCACGGCGTCTCGTACCGGATCCTCGCCGAGGTGGAGTTGTCGCCTTCGGCCGAGGGGGTGATCCTGGCGCACGGGTCGCGGTTCGGCGGCCACACGCTGTTCGTCAAGGACGGCCGGCTGCACTACGTCTACAACTTCCTCGGCCTCGCGCCCGAGCAGGAACTGGTGTCCGGGCCGCTGCCCGGCGGGCGGCACGTCGTCGGCGTCGAGTTCGCCAAGGAGAAGACGGGGGAGCACGGCGAGTCGCACGGCACCGCGCGGCTCTACGTCGACGAGGCCCAGGTCGCGGAGGGCGCGCTGCGCACGCAGACCGGGCACTTCTCACTCTGCGGCGAGGGCCTGTGCGTCGGCTACGACGGCGGCGACGCCGTCACCCGGCAGTATCCGCCGCGGTTCGCCTTCAGCGGCGGCCGCATCGTGAAGGTCGAGGTCAACGTGGCCGACGACCGTTACCTGGACCTCGAGCGGCAACTGCAGGCCGCCCTGGCCCGCGACTAG
- a CDS encoding HAD-IC family P-type ATPase: protein MSSDPTTMPADVGRGLSTAEVAARIAAGRTNDVPARASRGTWEIVRGNVFTRINAILLVLFLIVLGTGSLLDGLFGGMIVANSVVGMIQELRAKRTLDRLTIVGQARPRVRRDGTAVELAPNEVVADDVIEMGAGDQVVVDGEVVAADALEVDESLLTGESDPVVKHAGDPVMSGSFVVAGNGAYRATKVGREAYAARLSEEASRFTLVNSDLRNGVNTILRFITYLLIPAGALSIYNQLSGDQDLPDALRGMVAALVPMVPEGLVLMLSIAFAVGVVRLGRRQCLVNELPAIEGLARVDVVCADKTGTLTENAMRLAEIRDLDGEPGSTRTALGALAAADPRPNASLQAIAEAHPDDPGWRVTGVAPFSSARKWSGASFDGHGDWLLGAPDVLLPAGDPVRDDAERTAAQGLRVLLLGRSDRPVDDAGAPGAVTPAALLVLDQKVRPDAKDTLAYFAEQSVTVKVISGDNAASVGAVAGSLGLPGAAHTVDARTLPEQRDALADVLDDNAVFGRVSPDQKRAMVGALQSRGHTVAMTGDGVNDVLALKDADIGVAMGAGSPATRSVAQIVLLDNKFATLPHVVAEGRRVIGNIERVATLFLTKTVYSVLLAFMVGVPGLVGFDPLPYPFFPRHVTITGWFTIGLPAFVLSLAPNTERARPGFVGRVMRTSVPAGIVIGAACFVAYLLTYQGADATEAERTQSTTTALITLTIIALWVLAIVARPYAPWKIALVVVMAASSALMFVLPFTQDLFLLDPSNTGYTVIGLICAGAGVVLVELVWAWSGRQGQADSDD from the coding sequence ATGAGCTCCGACCCGACGACCATGCCGGCCGATGTGGGGCGCGGGCTCTCGACGGCGGAGGTGGCGGCGCGCATCGCGGCCGGCCGCACCAACGACGTCCCGGCGCGGGCCAGTCGCGGCACCTGGGAGATCGTCCGCGGCAACGTCTTCACCCGCATCAACGCGATCCTCCTGGTGCTGTTCCTCATCGTGCTCGGCACCGGTTCGCTGCTGGACGGCCTGTTCGGCGGCATGATCGTCGCGAACAGCGTCGTGGGCATGATCCAGGAACTGCGCGCCAAGCGCACCCTCGACCGCCTCACCATCGTCGGGCAGGCCCGCCCGCGGGTGCGCCGCGACGGCACCGCCGTCGAGCTGGCCCCGAACGAGGTGGTCGCCGACGACGTCATCGAGATGGGCGCCGGCGACCAGGTCGTCGTCGACGGCGAGGTGGTGGCGGCCGACGCGCTCGAGGTCGACGAGTCGCTGCTGACCGGCGAGTCCGACCCGGTCGTGAAGCACGCCGGCGACCCGGTGATGTCGGGCAGCTTCGTGGTGGCCGGCAACGGCGCCTACCGCGCCACCAAGGTGGGCCGCGAGGCGTACGCGGCCCGGCTGTCCGAGGAGGCCAGCCGGTTCACGCTGGTCAACTCCGATCTGCGCAACGGCGTCAACACCATCCTGCGGTTCATCACCTACCTGCTGATCCCGGCCGGCGCGCTGTCCATCTACAACCAGCTCTCCGGCGACCAGGACCTCCCCGACGCGCTGCGCGGCATGGTCGCGGCGCTGGTGCCGATGGTGCCCGAGGGCCTGGTGCTCATGCTGTCCATCGCGTTCGCGGTCGGCGTGGTCCGGCTGGGCCGGCGGCAGTGCCTGGTGAACGAGCTGCCGGCCATCGAGGGGCTGGCCCGGGTCGACGTCGTGTGCGCCGACAAGACCGGCACCCTGACGGAGAACGCCATGCGGCTGGCGGAGATCCGCGACCTCGACGGCGAACCCGGCAGCACCCGGACGGCGCTGGGCGCGCTGGCCGCCGCCGACCCCCGTCCGAACGCCAGCCTGCAGGCCATCGCCGAGGCGCACCCCGACGACCCCGGCTGGCGGGTCACCGGCGTGGCGCCGTTCTCGTCGGCGCGCAAGTGGAGCGGTGCGAGCTTCGACGGCCACGGCGACTGGCTGCTCGGCGCGCCCGACGTGCTGCTGCCGGCCGGCGACCCGGTGCGCGACGACGCCGAGCGGACCGCCGCGCAGGGACTGCGGGTGCTGCTGCTCGGCCGCTCCGACCGGCCGGTCGACGACGCCGGCGCGCCCGGCGCCGTCACCCCGGCGGCGCTGCTGGTGCTGGACCAGAAGGTCCGCCCCGACGCCAAGGACACGCTGGCCTACTTCGCCGAGCAGAGCGTCACCGTCAAGGTGATCTCCGGCGACAACGCGGCCTCGGTCGGCGCCGTCGCGGGGTCGCTCGGGCTGCCGGGCGCCGCGCACACCGTCGACGCCCGCACGCTGCCCGAGCAGCGCGACGCGCTCGCCGACGTGCTCGACGACAACGCCGTCTTCGGCCGCGTCTCACCCGACCAGAAGCGGGCCATGGTCGGGGCGCTGCAGTCGCGCGGGCACACCGTCGCGATGACCGGCGACGGCGTCAACGACGTGCTCGCGCTCAAGGACGCCGACATCGGCGTCGCGATGGGCGCCGGCAGCCCGGCCACCCGGTCCGTCGCGCAGATCGTGCTGCTCGACAACAAGTTCGCCACGCTGCCGCACGTCGTGGCCGAGGGCCGCCGCGTCATCGGCAACATCGAGCGGGTCGCCACGTTGTTCCTCACCAAGACGGTGTACTCGGTGCTGCTGGCGTTCATGGTGGGCGTGCCCGGGCTGGTCGGGTTCGACCCGCTGCCGTACCCGTTCTTCCCGCGCCACGTCACCATCACCGGCTGGTTCACCATCGGCCTGCCCGCGTTCGTGCTGTCGCTGGCGCCCAACACCGAGCGGGCCCGGCCCGGCTTCGTCGGCCGGGTCATGCGCACGTCGGTGCCGGCCGGCATCGTCATCGGGGCGGCCTGTTTCGTCGCGTACCTGCTCACCTACCAGGGCGCCGACGCGACCGAGGCCGAGCGGACGCAGTCGACCACCACGGCGCTGATCACGCTGACGATCATCGCGCTCTGGGTGCTGGCCATCGTCGCCCGGCCGTACGCGCCGTGGAAGATCGCGCTGGTCGTCGTCATGGCGGCGTCGTCGGCGCTGATGTTCGTGCTGCCGTTCACCCAGGACCTGTTCCTGCTCGACCCCAGCAACACCGGGTACACCGTCATCGGGCTGATCTGCGCGGGCGCCGGCGTCGTGCTGGTCGAGCTGGTGTGGGCGTGGAGCGGGCGGCAGGGTCAGGCCGACTCCGACGACTGA
- a CDS encoding RNA polymerase sigma factor: MPATTRAPDPADYHLTSRRQRFEALYTAHSSTVLAYALRRVEVAADAADVIAETFVVAWRRIDDVPAGDEARLWLYGVARRVLANHHRGDRRRDALAARLRDHLATQARTGRPGDDPQAELIRAALRRLDPADREVIELTSWEGLTPAEAAAVLAVPPSTLRSRLQRARGRLRAELETLGWTAPHPHDDQEES, translated from the coding sequence GTGCCGGCCACCACCCGAGCGCCCGACCCCGCCGACTATCACCTGACCTCGCGCCGCCAGCGGTTCGAGGCCCTGTACACCGCCCATTCCTCGACGGTGCTCGCGTACGCGCTGCGCCGGGTGGAGGTCGCCGCCGATGCGGCCGACGTCATCGCCGAGACGTTCGTGGTCGCCTGGCGGCGCATCGACGACGTCCCGGCCGGTGACGAGGCCAGGCTCTGGTTGTACGGCGTCGCCCGGCGGGTCCTCGCCAACCACCACCGCGGCGACCGCCGCCGCGACGCGCTGGCCGCCCGGCTGCGCGACCACCTCGCCACCCAGGCCCGCACCGGCCGGCCGGGCGACGACCCGCAGGCCGAGCTCATCCGCGCCGCGCTACGGCGGCTCGACCCGGCCGACCGCGAGGTCATCGAGCTGACCAGCTGGGAGGGCCTGACTCCGGCCGAGGCGGCCGCGGTCCTGGCGGTGCCGCCGTCGACGCTGCGCAGCCGGCTGCAGCGGGCCCGCGGGCGGCTGCGCGCCGAACTCGAGACGCTCGGCTGGACCGCGCCGCACCCCCACGACGACCAGGAGGAATCGTGA
- a CDS encoding DUF1269 domain-containing protein: MATFTVWKFEDPSAADRAVTLLESLQKQELIQVHDAATVSWEPDKKKPKTRQLSSMTRIGALGGAFWGLLFGLLFFVPLLGAAVGAAAGAIGGSLSDVGIDDDFIRQTRDKVTPGTSALFVLTSGAVQDKVLQAFEESGMQPELVQSNLTTEQEEKLRDAFAE; encoded by the coding sequence ATGGCCACGTTCACCGTCTGGAAGTTCGAGGACCCCAGCGCCGCCGACCGCGCCGTCACGTTGCTGGAGTCGTTGCAGAAGCAGGAGCTGATCCAGGTCCACGACGCCGCCACGGTGTCGTGGGAGCCGGACAAGAAGAAGCCGAAGACCCGGCAGCTGTCCAGCATGACCAGGATCGGCGCGCTCGGCGGCGCGTTCTGGGGGCTGCTGTTCGGCCTGCTGTTCTTCGTGCCGCTGCTGGGCGCCGCGGTCGGCGCGGCCGCGGGCGCGATCGGCGGGTCGCTCAGCGACGTCGGCATCGACGACGACTTCATCCGGCAGACCCGCGATAAGGTCACACCCGGGACGTCCGCACTGTTCGTCCTCACCAGCGGCGCCGTGCAGGACAAGGTCCTGCAGGCGTTCGAGGAGTCCGGCATGCAGCCGGAGCTGGTCCAGTCCAACCTGACGACGGAGCAGGAGGAGAAACTCCGCGATGCCTTCGCCGAGTGA
- a CDS encoding response regulator, translating to MSTDRVVRVFLLDDHEVVRRGVSALLETEPDIEVVGEAGTAEQAMARIPALEPDVAILDVRLPDGDGVTVCREMRSRLPHLQCLMFTSFADDDALFDAVMAGAAGYVLKQVHGTDLIGAVRALAEGKSLLDPESTARMLARLRDRATRADPLAALTDQERRILDLIGEGLTNRQIGERMFLAEKTIKNYVSNLLAKLDMSRRTQAAALSAQLKAEAKDHPSS from the coding sequence GTGAGCACCGATCGTGTCGTCCGCGTCTTCCTGCTCGACGACCACGAGGTGGTCCGGCGCGGGGTGTCCGCCCTGCTCGAGACCGAGCCCGACATCGAGGTCGTCGGCGAGGCCGGCACCGCCGAACAGGCCATGGCCCGCATCCCCGCCCTCGAGCCCGACGTCGCCATCCTCGACGTCCGCCTCCCCGACGGCGACGGCGTCACCGTCTGCCGCGAGATGCGCTCGCGCCTCCCCCACCTGCAGTGCCTCATGTTCACCTCGTTCGCCGACGACGACGCCCTGTTCGACGCCGTCATGGCCGGCGCCGCCGGGTACGTCCTCAAGCAGGTGCACGGCACCGACCTCATCGGCGCGGTCCGGGCGCTGGCCGAGGGCAAGTCGCTGCTCGACCCCGAGAGCACCGCCCGCATGCTGGCCCGCCTACGCGACCGCGCCACCCGCGCCGACCCGCTGGCCGCGCTCACCGACCAGGAACGGCGCATCCTCGACCTCATCGGCGAGGGCCTCACCAACCGCCAGATCGGCGAGCGGATGTTCCTCGCCGAGAAGACCATCAAGAACTACGTCTCCAACCTGCTGGCCAAGCTCGACATGAGCCGCCGCACCCAGGCAGCGGCACTGTCGGCGCAGCTCAAGGCCGAGGCGAAAGACCATCCGAGCAGCTGA
- a CDS encoding DUF7144 family membrane protein: MTDFRTSPTETPRPEPSGWATGGVIFAATMMVLIGVFQALEGLAAIIDDEFFVVLPNYTFDLDTTAWGWVHLILGIVIALAGFFLFTGSAVAGGVAIGLAGLSAIANFFFIPYYPFWSLLIIAIDIFVIWAIARSGVLSGR, from the coding sequence ATGACCGATTTCCGCACCTCGCCGACCGAGACGCCCAGGCCGGAGCCGTCCGGCTGGGCGACCGGCGGCGTCATCTTCGCGGCCACGATGATGGTCCTCATCGGCGTCTTCCAGGCGCTCGAGGGCCTGGCGGCGATCATCGACGACGAGTTCTTCGTCGTCCTGCCCAATTACACGTTCGACCTCGACACCACCGCGTGGGGCTGGGTGCACCTGATCCTCGGCATCGTCATCGCGCTGGCCGGGTTCTTCCTGTTCACCGGCAGTGCCGTGGCCGGCGGGGTGGCGATCGGGCTCGCCGGACTGAGCGCGATCGCCAACTTCTTCTTCATCCCGTACTACCCGTTCTGGTCGCTGCTGATCATCGCGATCGACATCTTCGTGATCTGGGCGATCGCGAGGTCCGGCGTCCTCAGCGGGAGGTAG
- a CDS encoding GAF domain-containing protein, producing MTEVQARLQAVVAARDGVHALLEAVVSIGRELDLESVLRRIVEVATDLVDCRYGALGVIGDDGQLAQFIPVGLSEDEIAHIAHWPHGRGLLGLLIKEPRSLRLDEISGHPESYGFPEGHPPMHSFLGVPIRVRDAVFGNLYLTEKNGGRDFEEQDETIVTALATAAGIAIENARLYDASRRRETWLDASAEVTQALLSGSSVDDALMLIASHARTMSSSRTAVVIAPDDDAAGLMRVLTAHGDGADGLNGLRFSAEGTLSEAVLRSGEPRVVAEIRRGVEPAPLLDRLPAGPALLVPLGAEPQVRGVLVLARQRGEHPFAGPTVRMLQAFASQAAVGLELADARKDAERHGLVDDRERIARDLHDVVVQRLFASAMSLTAAARLIDRPDVAARVERTVDDLDATIRQIRSTIFALQSSKDDVTDTLRGRLVAVVQSAGEQLGFAPGLQLIGELDNAVSDEIAEQLVPVLQESLSNVVRHAKASRAGAVVELSGGRVRVTVTDNGVGLPEVPHRSGLANLAERAARLGGTFTAGPGPDGGTVVRWDVPAGGAQSSESA from the coding sequence ATGACGGAGGTGCAGGCGCGCCTGCAGGCCGTCGTCGCGGCGCGCGACGGTGTGCACGCGCTGCTCGAGGCGGTCGTGTCGATCGGCCGCGAGCTGGACCTCGAGAGCGTCCTGCGGCGCATCGTCGAGGTCGCGACCGACCTCGTCGACTGCCGCTACGGCGCGCTCGGCGTCATCGGCGACGACGGCCAGCTGGCACAGTTCATCCCGGTCGGGCTGTCCGAGGACGAGATCGCCCACATCGCGCACTGGCCGCACGGCCGCGGCCTGCTCGGCCTGCTGATCAAGGAGCCGCGGTCGCTGCGGCTGGACGAGATCTCCGGGCACCCGGAGTCGTACGGGTTCCCGGAGGGGCACCCGCCGATGCACAGCTTCCTCGGCGTGCCCATCCGGGTCCGCGACGCCGTGTTCGGCAACCTGTACCTGACGGAGAAGAACGGCGGCCGCGACTTCGAGGAGCAGGACGAGACCATCGTGACGGCGCTGGCCACGGCCGCGGGCATCGCCATCGAGAACGCCCGCCTCTACGACGCCAGCCGCCGCCGCGAGACCTGGCTCGACGCGTCCGCCGAGGTCACCCAGGCGCTGCTGTCCGGCAGCTCGGTCGACGACGCGCTGATGCTGATCGCGTCGCACGCGCGGACGATGTCGTCGTCGCGCACCGCGGTGGTCATCGCGCCCGACGACGACGCCGCCGGGCTGATGCGGGTGCTGACGGCCCACGGCGACGGCGCCGACGGGCTGAACGGGCTGCGGTTCTCCGCCGAGGGGACGCTGTCCGAGGCGGTGCTGCGCTCCGGCGAGCCGCGCGTCGTCGCCGAGATCCGCCGCGGCGTCGAGCCGGCCCCGCTGCTGGACCGCCTGCCGGCCGGTCCCGCGCTGCTGGTGCCGCTGGGCGCCGAGCCGCAGGTGCGTGGCGTACTGGTGCTGGCGCGACAGCGCGGCGAGCACCCGTTCGCCGGGCCGACGGTGCGCATGCTGCAGGCCTTCGCCAGCCAGGCCGCCGTCGGGCTGGAACTGGCCGACGCGCGCAAGGACGCCGAGCGGCACGGGCTGGTCGACGACCGCGAGCGCATCGCCCGCGACCTGCACGACGTCGTGGTCCAGCGGCTGTTCGCCAGCGCGATGAGCCTCACCGCGGCGGCCCGGCTGATCGACCGTCCGGACGTCGCCGCGCGGGTCGAGCGCACCGTCGACGACCTCGACGCCACGATCCGGCAGATCCGCTCGACCATCTTCGCCCTGCAGTCGTCCAAGGACGACGTCACCGACACCCTGCGCGGCCGGCTGGTCGCCGTCGTCCAGTCGGCGGGGGAGCAGCTCGGGTTCGCGCCTGGCCTGCAGCTGATCGGCGAGCTCGACAACGCCGTCTCCGACGAGATCGCCGAGCAGCTGGTGCCGGTGCTGCAGGAGTCGCTGTCGAACGTCGTCCGGCACGCCAAGGCGAGCCGCGCCGGCGCCGTCGTCGAGCTGTCCGGCGGCCGCGTGCGGGTCACCGTCACCGACAACGGCGTCGGGCTGCCGGAGGTGCCGCACCGCAGCGGGCTGGCCAACCTGGCCGAGCGGGCGGCCCGCCTGGGCGGGACGTTCACCGCCGGGCCCGGCCCCGACGGCGGCACCGTGGTGCGCTGGGACGTCCCGGCCGGCGGCGCTCAGTCGTCGGAGTCGGCCTGA
- a CDS encoding DUF1905 domain-containing protein, translating into MLEFTFDAGLWAYDGEMSWVFVTVPPDVSDEIRAVPRPPRPGFGSLKVGVRLGGSSWSTSIFPDSTSGGYVLPVKKAVRTAEGVDDGDMVTVELTVRD; encoded by the coding sequence GTGCTGGAGTTCACGTTCGACGCCGGCTTGTGGGCGTACGACGGCGAGATGTCGTGGGTGTTCGTCACCGTGCCGCCCGACGTCTCGGACGAGATCCGCGCCGTGCCCCGCCCGCCCCGGCCCGGCTTCGGGTCGTTGAAGGTCGGTGTGCGCCTCGGCGGCTCCTCCTGGTCCACCTCGATCTTCCCCGACTCCACCAGCGGCGGCTACGTGCTGCCGGTGAAGAAGGCGGTCCGTACCGCCGAGGGCGTCGACGACGGCGACATGGTCACCGTCGAGCTGACCGTCCGCGACTAG